The Pempheris klunzingeri isolate RE-2024b chromosome 1, fPemKlu1.hap1, whole genome shotgun sequence genome includes a region encoding these proteins:
- the secisbp2l gene encoding selenocysteine insertion sequence-binding protein 2-like isoform X3 produces MDACDNKDVKLSAEVEPFIPQKKGLEGSLVSMSLSGEPGGGGGGGGGGLGGGGGGVETTPIPSYLITCYPFVQENQPNRQHPMYNGGELRWQQPNPSPGGSYLAYPILSSPQPPVSNDYAYYQIMPAPCPPVMGFYQPFPGTYAGPMQAGVVNPVSADVGERPLPLGPAYGMASQRGRGMVRPNILPKQQLGVCQPPRGRRPPTRNVAVQKEVCTLGPDGRTKTVMLVDAAQQTDFPGEVSGRCAAERGSPLLWKNRTKRRRASHPGESYNEQGASEADIDSDSGYCSPKHNQATGVPQRTAENSAAPTGVEAGVMTAGTWVNVASQATPKSWGDRNNQFHRADQRKNPEQRNFSQDFHSGYPGRVPPNQSEQRLQPAVVTGTELTPEPLYFEDEDEFPDLATGGAAQRSTKPEATPAQSHTQPKLPKNLLDNLPENSPINIVQTPIPITTSVPKRAKSQRKKALAAALATAQEYSEISMEQKKLQDAVTKAAGKKSKTSVELDLGDMLAALEKHQQAMKARQLTNTKPLSFTVGTTTPFHSSGSTSVPSMLKGHQQPYSTPHNSLDSTAPRIKRGKEREIPKVKRPTALKKIILKEREGKKGKASVEQESSGQEEHGEECLQFTDDLAREPVSQEDNGLSMPSDASLSPASQNSPYSITPVSQGSPASSGIGSPMASNAITKIHSRRFREYCNQVLSKEIDESVTMLLQELVRFQERVYQKDPTKAKSKRRLVMGLREVTKHMKLHKIKCVIISPNCEKIQAKGGLDEALYNVIAMAREQEIPFVFALGRKALGRCVNKLVPVSVVGIFNYSGAEGLFNRLVSLTEEARKAYKDMVSALEQEQAEEAMKNDKKVPHHMGHSRNHSAASAISFCSIFSEPISEVNEKEYETNWRSMVETSDSLEPVEAEPTRPAPPTVAQRDSEVLVAPPNAAPPGSTSAPPRAGPLTQGTGERDEVRVDDRLELASQQSTETGSLDGSCRGPLNSSITSTTSTLVPGMLEEAEEEDEEEEDYTPEPISVEVPTLSSRIESWVSKTLENLQLGKSQESTEEEEEEEEEEEEEDEEERGQSEDEEEELDSADITEMRIESKEQVEAKKVTG; encoded by the exons gatGTGAAGCTTTCAGCCGAAGTGGAACCGTTCATCCCACAGAAGAAAGGTCTCGAAGGATCCCTAGTCAGCATGAGTCTTTCTGGAGAgccaggtggaggaggaggaggagggggcggaGGCTTaggaggaggcggtggaggGGTGGAAACCACACCCATACCCAGCTACCTCATCACCTGCTATCCTTTCGTCCAAGAGAACCAACCAAACAG gcAACATCCTATGTATAATGGAGGGGAGCTGCGCTGGCAGCAGCCTAACCCCAGCCCTGGTGGTTCATACCTGGCCTACCCCATCCTGTCTTCACCCCAGCCCCCTGTGTCCAATGACTACGCTTACTACCAGATTATGCCTGCTCCATGCCCACCTGTGATGGGTTTCTACCAGCCTTTCCCAGGCACCTATGCAGGTCCCATGCAGGCTGGTGTGGTCAACCCTGTCTCAGCAGATGTCGGTGAAAGACCACTGCCTCTGGGGCCAGCATATGGGATGGCCAGTCAGAGGGGGAGAGGCATGGTCCGACCAAATATTCTCCCAAAG CAACAGTTAGGTGTGTGCCAGCCTCCAAGGGGTCGTAGGCCTCCAACTCGGAATGTAGCTGTGCAGAAGGAGGTGTGCACCTTGGGGCCCGATGGTAGGACCAAGACAGTCATGCTGGTGGATGCAGCACAGCAGACGG ATTTCCCAGGTGAGGTGTCAGGGCGCTGTGCTGCTGAGCGTGGTAGTCCCCTCCTGTGGAAGAACCGAACCAAGAGACGACGGGCATCCCATCCAGGTGAAAGCTACAACGAGCAGGGCGCCAGTGAGGCAGATATAGACAGCGACAGCGGCTACTGTAGCCCCAAACACAACCAGGCGACAGGGGTACCACAACGAACAGCAGAGAATTCAGCAGCACCCACG GGAGTAGAGGCTGGTGTAATGACAG CAGGTACCTGGGTAAACGTAGCTTCTCAGGCTACCCCAAAATCCTGGGGGGACAGGAACAACCAGTTTCACAGAGCAGACCAGAGGAAGAATCCTGAACAGAGAAACTTTTCACAG gaTTTCCACAGCGGCTATCCAGGGCGTGTGCCGCCGAACCAGTCAGAACaaaggctacagccagcagtggTCACTGGCACTGAGCTCACCCCAGAGCCCCTCTACTTTGAG GATGAAGATGAGTTCCCAGATCTTGCTACTGGAGGGGCCGCCCAACGCAGCACCAAACCAGAAGCTACTCCAGCCCAGTCACATACACAACCTAAACTGCCAAAAAACCTA CTGGATAACCTACCAGAAAACTCCCCTATCAACATTGTCCAGACGCCCATCCCCATTACAACCTCTGTTCCCAAGAGGGCCAAGAGCCAGAGGAAGAAGGCTCTGGCTGCTGCCTTGGCCACTGCACAGGAGTACTCTGAAATCAGCATGGAACAGAAGAAATTACAG GACGCTGTCACCAAGGCAGCAGGGAAGAAGAGTAAAACTTCTGTGGAGCTGGACCTGGGAGACATGCTGGCAGCTTTGGAGAAACATCAGCAGGCTATGAAGGCCAGACAACTCACTAATACCAAGCCACTGTCCTTTACAG TTGGAACAACGACTCCGTTCCACAGTTCAGGCTCAACCAGCGTGCCGTCCATGTTGAAGGGTCATCAGCAGCCGTACTCGACCCCACATAACTCCCTGGATTCTACCGCACCGCGAAtcaagagagggaaggagagggagatcCCCAAAGTAAAACGGCCAACTGCCCTTAAGAAG ATTATCTTGAAGGAACGCGAAGGGAAGAAAGGGAAGGCGAGTGTAGAGCAGGAGTCTTCAGGCCAGGAGGAGCACGGCGAGGAGTGTCTACAGTTTACTGATGATCTTGCACGAGAGCCTGTCTCCCAAGAAG ACAATGGGCTGAGTATGCCCAGTGATGCATCCCTCTCACCGGCCAGTCAGAACTCTCCATATAGCATCACCCCAGTCTCCCAGGGTTCTCCTGCCAGCTCTGGCATTGGGAGTCCCATGGCTTCAAACGCCATCACCAAGATCCACAGCAGACGTTTCAGAGA GTACTGTAACCAAGTGCTGAGTAAGGAGATCGACGAGAGTGTGACTATGCTGTTACAGGAACTGGTTCGCTTCCAGGAGCGGGTCTACCAGAAAGATCCTACCAAGGCCAAATCCAAACGTCGCCTCGTCATGGGTCTCAGAGAGGTCACCAAGCACATGAAGTTGCATAAAATTAAGTGCGTCATCATCTCTCCCAACTGTGAGAAGATCCAGGCCAAAG GTGGTTTGGATGAAGCCTTGTACAATGTAATTGCCATGGCTAGGGAGCAGGAGATCCCGTTTGTGTTTGCCTTGGGCAGAAAAGCTCTTGGACGCTGCGTCAACAAACTAGTGCCTGTTAGTGTGGTTGGCATTTTCAACTATTCTGGGGCTGAG GGTCTCTTCAACCGTTTGGTGTCTCTGACAGAAGAGGCTCGGAAGGCCTACAAGGACATGGTGTCAGCTCTGGAGCAGGAACAAGCCGAGGAGGCTATGAAGAACGACAAGAAGGTCCCACACCACATGGGGCATTCCCGCAACCACTCTGCTGCTTCTGCCATCTCCTTTTGCTCCATCTTTTCTGAGCCCATCTCAGAGGTCAATGAGAAGGAGTACG agACCAACTGGAGGAGTATGGTGGAGACTTCAGATTCCCTGGAGCCTGTAGAGGCTGAGCCAACTCGCCCTGCACCTCCCACAGTTGCccagagagacagtgaggtCCTGGTAGCACCCCCCAACGCTGCCCCACCTGGCTCCACTTCTGCCCCGCCCAGGGCGGGACCTCTGACGCAGGGCACCGGAGAGAGAGACGAGGTCCGGGTGGACGACCGACTAGAGCTGGCCTCCCAGCAGAGCACCGAGACGGGCTCATTGGATGGGAGCTGCAGGGGCCCGCTGaactcctccatcacctccaccacttCCACCCTGGTCCCCGGGATGctggaagaggcagaggaggaggatgaagaggaggaggactacACTCCTGAACCTATTTCGGTGGAGGTGCCCACCCTCAGCAGCCGCATCGAATCCTGGGTGTCAAAGACCCTGGAAAACCTGCAGCTGGGAAAGAGCCAGGAAAgtacagaagaggaggaagaggaggaggaggaggaagaggaagaggatgaagaggagagagggcagagtgaggacgaggaagaggaacTCGATTCAGCAGACATCACAGAGATGAGGATTGAGAGCAAAGAGCAAGTGGAGGCCAAGAAGGTCACTGGTTGA
- the secisbp2l gene encoding selenocysteine insertion sequence-binding protein 2-like isoform X2 codes for MDACDNKDVKLSAEVEPFIPQKKGLEGSLVSMSLSGEPGGGGGGGGGGLGGGGGGVETTPIPSYLITCYPFVQENQPNRQHPMYNGGELRWQQPNPSPGGSYLAYPILSSPQPPVSNDYAYYQIMPAPCPPVMGFYQPFPGTYAGPMQAGVVNPVSADVGERPLPLGPAYGMASQRGRGMVRPNILPKQQLGVCQPPRGRRPPTRNVAVQKEVCTLGPDGRTKTVMLVDAAQQTVFPICLSPDFPGEVSGRCAAERGSPLLWKNRTKRRRASHPGESYNEQGASEADIDSDSGYCSPKHNQATGVPQRTAENSAAPTGVEAGVMTGTWVNVASQATPKSWGDRNNQFHRADQRKNPEQRNFSQDFHSGYPGRVPPNQSEQRLQPAVVTGTELTPEPLYFEDEDEFPDLATGGAAQRSTKPEATPAQSHTQPKLPKNLLDNLPENSPINIVQTPIPITTSVPKRAKSQRKKALAAALATAQEYSEISMEQKKLQDAVTKAAGKKSKTSVELDLGDMLAALEKHQQAMKARQLTNTKPLSFTVGTTTPFHSSGSTSVPSMLKGHQQPYSTPHNSLDSTAPRIKRGKEREIPKVKRPTALKKIILKEREGKKGKASVEQESSGQEEHGEECLQFTDDLAREPVSQEDNGLSMPSDASLSPASQNSPYSITPVSQGSPASSGIGSPMASNAITKIHSRRFREYCNQVLSKEIDESVTMLLQELVRFQERVYQKDPTKAKSKRRLVMGLREVTKHMKLHKIKCVIISPNCEKIQAKGGLDEALYNVIAMAREQEIPFVFALGRKALGRCVNKLVPVSVVGIFNYSGAEGLFNRLVSLTEEARKAYKDMVSALEQEQAEEAMKNDKKVPHHMGHSRNHSAASAISFCSIFSEPISEVNEKEYETNWRSMVETSDSLEPVEAEPTRPAPPTVAQRDSEVLVAPPNAAPPGSTSAPPRAGPLTQGTGERDEVRVDDRLELASQQSTETGSLDGSCRGPLNSSITSTTSTLVPGMLEEAEEEDEEEEDYTPEPISVEVPTLSSRIESWVSKTLENLQLGKSQESTEEEEEEEEEEEEEDEEERGQSEDEEEELDSADITEMRIESKEQVEAKKVTG; via the exons gatGTGAAGCTTTCAGCCGAAGTGGAACCGTTCATCCCACAGAAGAAAGGTCTCGAAGGATCCCTAGTCAGCATGAGTCTTTCTGGAGAgccaggtggaggaggaggaggagggggcggaGGCTTaggaggaggcggtggaggGGTGGAAACCACACCCATACCCAGCTACCTCATCACCTGCTATCCTTTCGTCCAAGAGAACCAACCAAACAG gcAACATCCTATGTATAATGGAGGGGAGCTGCGCTGGCAGCAGCCTAACCCCAGCCCTGGTGGTTCATACCTGGCCTACCCCATCCTGTCTTCACCCCAGCCCCCTGTGTCCAATGACTACGCTTACTACCAGATTATGCCTGCTCCATGCCCACCTGTGATGGGTTTCTACCAGCCTTTCCCAGGCACCTATGCAGGTCCCATGCAGGCTGGTGTGGTCAACCCTGTCTCAGCAGATGTCGGTGAAAGACCACTGCCTCTGGGGCCAGCATATGGGATGGCCAGTCAGAGGGGGAGAGGCATGGTCCGACCAAATATTCTCCCAAAG CAACAGTTAGGTGTGTGCCAGCCTCCAAGGGGTCGTAGGCCTCCAACTCGGAATGTAGCTGTGCAGAAGGAGGTGTGCACCTTGGGGCCCGATGGTAGGACCAAGACAGTCATGCTGGTGGATGCAGCACAGCAGACGG TTTTTCCCATTTGTTTGTCCCCAGATTTCCCAGGTGAGGTGTCAGGGCGCTGTGCTGCTGAGCGTGGTAGTCCCCTCCTGTGGAAGAACCGAACCAAGAGACGACGGGCATCCCATCCAGGTGAAAGCTACAACGAGCAGGGCGCCAGTGAGGCAGATATAGACAGCGACAGCGGCTACTGTAGCCCCAAACACAACCAGGCGACAGGGGTACCACAACGAACAGCAGAGAATTCAGCAGCACCCACG GGAGTAGAGGCTGGTGTAATGACAG GTACCTGGGTAAACGTAGCTTCTCAGGCTACCCCAAAATCCTGGGGGGACAGGAACAACCAGTTTCACAGAGCAGACCAGAGGAAGAATCCTGAACAGAGAAACTTTTCACAG gaTTTCCACAGCGGCTATCCAGGGCGTGTGCCGCCGAACCAGTCAGAACaaaggctacagccagcagtggTCACTGGCACTGAGCTCACCCCAGAGCCCCTCTACTTTGAG GATGAAGATGAGTTCCCAGATCTTGCTACTGGAGGGGCCGCCCAACGCAGCACCAAACCAGAAGCTACTCCAGCCCAGTCACATACACAACCTAAACTGCCAAAAAACCTA CTGGATAACCTACCAGAAAACTCCCCTATCAACATTGTCCAGACGCCCATCCCCATTACAACCTCTGTTCCCAAGAGGGCCAAGAGCCAGAGGAAGAAGGCTCTGGCTGCTGCCTTGGCCACTGCACAGGAGTACTCTGAAATCAGCATGGAACAGAAGAAATTACAG GACGCTGTCACCAAGGCAGCAGGGAAGAAGAGTAAAACTTCTGTGGAGCTGGACCTGGGAGACATGCTGGCAGCTTTGGAGAAACATCAGCAGGCTATGAAGGCCAGACAACTCACTAATACCAAGCCACTGTCCTTTACAG TTGGAACAACGACTCCGTTCCACAGTTCAGGCTCAACCAGCGTGCCGTCCATGTTGAAGGGTCATCAGCAGCCGTACTCGACCCCACATAACTCCCTGGATTCTACCGCACCGCGAAtcaagagagggaaggagagggagatcCCCAAAGTAAAACGGCCAACTGCCCTTAAGAAG ATTATCTTGAAGGAACGCGAAGGGAAGAAAGGGAAGGCGAGTGTAGAGCAGGAGTCTTCAGGCCAGGAGGAGCACGGCGAGGAGTGTCTACAGTTTACTGATGATCTTGCACGAGAGCCTGTCTCCCAAGAAG ACAATGGGCTGAGTATGCCCAGTGATGCATCCCTCTCACCGGCCAGTCAGAACTCTCCATATAGCATCACCCCAGTCTCCCAGGGTTCTCCTGCCAGCTCTGGCATTGGGAGTCCCATGGCTTCAAACGCCATCACCAAGATCCACAGCAGACGTTTCAGAGA GTACTGTAACCAAGTGCTGAGTAAGGAGATCGACGAGAGTGTGACTATGCTGTTACAGGAACTGGTTCGCTTCCAGGAGCGGGTCTACCAGAAAGATCCTACCAAGGCCAAATCCAAACGTCGCCTCGTCATGGGTCTCAGAGAGGTCACCAAGCACATGAAGTTGCATAAAATTAAGTGCGTCATCATCTCTCCCAACTGTGAGAAGATCCAGGCCAAAG GTGGTTTGGATGAAGCCTTGTACAATGTAATTGCCATGGCTAGGGAGCAGGAGATCCCGTTTGTGTTTGCCTTGGGCAGAAAAGCTCTTGGACGCTGCGTCAACAAACTAGTGCCTGTTAGTGTGGTTGGCATTTTCAACTATTCTGGGGCTGAG GGTCTCTTCAACCGTTTGGTGTCTCTGACAGAAGAGGCTCGGAAGGCCTACAAGGACATGGTGTCAGCTCTGGAGCAGGAACAAGCCGAGGAGGCTATGAAGAACGACAAGAAGGTCCCACACCACATGGGGCATTCCCGCAACCACTCTGCTGCTTCTGCCATCTCCTTTTGCTCCATCTTTTCTGAGCCCATCTCAGAGGTCAATGAGAAGGAGTACG agACCAACTGGAGGAGTATGGTGGAGACTTCAGATTCCCTGGAGCCTGTAGAGGCTGAGCCAACTCGCCCTGCACCTCCCACAGTTGCccagagagacagtgaggtCCTGGTAGCACCCCCCAACGCTGCCCCACCTGGCTCCACTTCTGCCCCGCCCAGGGCGGGACCTCTGACGCAGGGCACCGGAGAGAGAGACGAGGTCCGGGTGGACGACCGACTAGAGCTGGCCTCCCAGCAGAGCACCGAGACGGGCTCATTGGATGGGAGCTGCAGGGGCCCGCTGaactcctccatcacctccaccacttCCACCCTGGTCCCCGGGATGctggaagaggcagaggaggaggatgaagaggaggaggactacACTCCTGAACCTATTTCGGTGGAGGTGCCCACCCTCAGCAGCCGCATCGAATCCTGGGTGTCAAAGACCCTGGAAAACCTGCAGCTGGGAAAGAGCCAGGAAAgtacagaagaggaggaagaggaggaggaggaggaagaggaagaggatgaagaggagagagggcagagtgaggacgaggaagaggaacTCGATTCAGCAGACATCACAGAGATGAGGATTGAGAGCAAAGAGCAAGTGGAGGCCAAGAAGGTCACTGGTTGA
- the secisbp2l gene encoding selenocysteine insertion sequence-binding protein 2-like isoform X1 has translation MDACDNKDVKLSAEVEPFIPQKKGLEGSLVSMSLSGEPGGGGGGGGGGLGGGGGGVETTPIPSYLITCYPFVQENQPNRQHPMYNGGELRWQQPNPSPGGSYLAYPILSSPQPPVSNDYAYYQIMPAPCPPVMGFYQPFPGTYAGPMQAGVVNPVSADVGERPLPLGPAYGMASQRGRGMVRPNILPKQQLGVCQPPRGRRPPTRNVAVQKEVCTLGPDGRTKTVMLVDAAQQTVFPICLSPDFPGEVSGRCAAERGSPLLWKNRTKRRRASHPGESYNEQGASEADIDSDSGYCSPKHNQATGVPQRTAENSAAPTGVEAGVMTAGTWVNVASQATPKSWGDRNNQFHRADQRKNPEQRNFSQDFHSGYPGRVPPNQSEQRLQPAVVTGTELTPEPLYFEDEDEFPDLATGGAAQRSTKPEATPAQSHTQPKLPKNLLDNLPENSPINIVQTPIPITTSVPKRAKSQRKKALAAALATAQEYSEISMEQKKLQDAVTKAAGKKSKTSVELDLGDMLAALEKHQQAMKARQLTNTKPLSFTVGTTTPFHSSGSTSVPSMLKGHQQPYSTPHNSLDSTAPRIKRGKEREIPKVKRPTALKKIILKEREGKKGKASVEQESSGQEEHGEECLQFTDDLAREPVSQEDNGLSMPSDASLSPASQNSPYSITPVSQGSPASSGIGSPMASNAITKIHSRRFREYCNQVLSKEIDESVTMLLQELVRFQERVYQKDPTKAKSKRRLVMGLREVTKHMKLHKIKCVIISPNCEKIQAKGGLDEALYNVIAMAREQEIPFVFALGRKALGRCVNKLVPVSVVGIFNYSGAEGLFNRLVSLTEEARKAYKDMVSALEQEQAEEAMKNDKKVPHHMGHSRNHSAASAISFCSIFSEPISEVNEKEYETNWRSMVETSDSLEPVEAEPTRPAPPTVAQRDSEVLVAPPNAAPPGSTSAPPRAGPLTQGTGERDEVRVDDRLELASQQSTETGSLDGSCRGPLNSSITSTTSTLVPGMLEEAEEEDEEEEDYTPEPISVEVPTLSSRIESWVSKTLENLQLGKSQESTEEEEEEEEEEEEEDEEERGQSEDEEEELDSADITEMRIESKEQVEAKKVTG, from the exons gatGTGAAGCTTTCAGCCGAAGTGGAACCGTTCATCCCACAGAAGAAAGGTCTCGAAGGATCCCTAGTCAGCATGAGTCTTTCTGGAGAgccaggtggaggaggaggaggagggggcggaGGCTTaggaggaggcggtggaggGGTGGAAACCACACCCATACCCAGCTACCTCATCACCTGCTATCCTTTCGTCCAAGAGAACCAACCAAACAG gcAACATCCTATGTATAATGGAGGGGAGCTGCGCTGGCAGCAGCCTAACCCCAGCCCTGGTGGTTCATACCTGGCCTACCCCATCCTGTCTTCACCCCAGCCCCCTGTGTCCAATGACTACGCTTACTACCAGATTATGCCTGCTCCATGCCCACCTGTGATGGGTTTCTACCAGCCTTTCCCAGGCACCTATGCAGGTCCCATGCAGGCTGGTGTGGTCAACCCTGTCTCAGCAGATGTCGGTGAAAGACCACTGCCTCTGGGGCCAGCATATGGGATGGCCAGTCAGAGGGGGAGAGGCATGGTCCGACCAAATATTCTCCCAAAG CAACAGTTAGGTGTGTGCCAGCCTCCAAGGGGTCGTAGGCCTCCAACTCGGAATGTAGCTGTGCAGAAGGAGGTGTGCACCTTGGGGCCCGATGGTAGGACCAAGACAGTCATGCTGGTGGATGCAGCACAGCAGACGG TTTTTCCCATTTGTTTGTCCCCAGATTTCCCAGGTGAGGTGTCAGGGCGCTGTGCTGCTGAGCGTGGTAGTCCCCTCCTGTGGAAGAACCGAACCAAGAGACGACGGGCATCCCATCCAGGTGAAAGCTACAACGAGCAGGGCGCCAGTGAGGCAGATATAGACAGCGACAGCGGCTACTGTAGCCCCAAACACAACCAGGCGACAGGGGTACCACAACGAACAGCAGAGAATTCAGCAGCACCCACG GGAGTAGAGGCTGGTGTAATGACAG CAGGTACCTGGGTAAACGTAGCTTCTCAGGCTACCCCAAAATCCTGGGGGGACAGGAACAACCAGTTTCACAGAGCAGACCAGAGGAAGAATCCTGAACAGAGAAACTTTTCACAG gaTTTCCACAGCGGCTATCCAGGGCGTGTGCCGCCGAACCAGTCAGAACaaaggctacagccagcagtggTCACTGGCACTGAGCTCACCCCAGAGCCCCTCTACTTTGAG GATGAAGATGAGTTCCCAGATCTTGCTACTGGAGGGGCCGCCCAACGCAGCACCAAACCAGAAGCTACTCCAGCCCAGTCACATACACAACCTAAACTGCCAAAAAACCTA CTGGATAACCTACCAGAAAACTCCCCTATCAACATTGTCCAGACGCCCATCCCCATTACAACCTCTGTTCCCAAGAGGGCCAAGAGCCAGAGGAAGAAGGCTCTGGCTGCTGCCTTGGCCACTGCACAGGAGTACTCTGAAATCAGCATGGAACAGAAGAAATTACAG GACGCTGTCACCAAGGCAGCAGGGAAGAAGAGTAAAACTTCTGTGGAGCTGGACCTGGGAGACATGCTGGCAGCTTTGGAGAAACATCAGCAGGCTATGAAGGCCAGACAACTCACTAATACCAAGCCACTGTCCTTTACAG TTGGAACAACGACTCCGTTCCACAGTTCAGGCTCAACCAGCGTGCCGTCCATGTTGAAGGGTCATCAGCAGCCGTACTCGACCCCACATAACTCCCTGGATTCTACCGCACCGCGAAtcaagagagggaaggagagggagatcCCCAAAGTAAAACGGCCAACTGCCCTTAAGAAG ATTATCTTGAAGGAACGCGAAGGGAAGAAAGGGAAGGCGAGTGTAGAGCAGGAGTCTTCAGGCCAGGAGGAGCACGGCGAGGAGTGTCTACAGTTTACTGATGATCTTGCACGAGAGCCTGTCTCCCAAGAAG ACAATGGGCTGAGTATGCCCAGTGATGCATCCCTCTCACCGGCCAGTCAGAACTCTCCATATAGCATCACCCCAGTCTCCCAGGGTTCTCCTGCCAGCTCTGGCATTGGGAGTCCCATGGCTTCAAACGCCATCACCAAGATCCACAGCAGACGTTTCAGAGA GTACTGTAACCAAGTGCTGAGTAAGGAGATCGACGAGAGTGTGACTATGCTGTTACAGGAACTGGTTCGCTTCCAGGAGCGGGTCTACCAGAAAGATCCTACCAAGGCCAAATCCAAACGTCGCCTCGTCATGGGTCTCAGAGAGGTCACCAAGCACATGAAGTTGCATAAAATTAAGTGCGTCATCATCTCTCCCAACTGTGAGAAGATCCAGGCCAAAG GTGGTTTGGATGAAGCCTTGTACAATGTAATTGCCATGGCTAGGGAGCAGGAGATCCCGTTTGTGTTTGCCTTGGGCAGAAAAGCTCTTGGACGCTGCGTCAACAAACTAGTGCCTGTTAGTGTGGTTGGCATTTTCAACTATTCTGGGGCTGAG GGTCTCTTCAACCGTTTGGTGTCTCTGACAGAAGAGGCTCGGAAGGCCTACAAGGACATGGTGTCAGCTCTGGAGCAGGAACAAGCCGAGGAGGCTATGAAGAACGACAAGAAGGTCCCACACCACATGGGGCATTCCCGCAACCACTCTGCTGCTTCTGCCATCTCCTTTTGCTCCATCTTTTCTGAGCCCATCTCAGAGGTCAATGAGAAGGAGTACG agACCAACTGGAGGAGTATGGTGGAGACTTCAGATTCCCTGGAGCCTGTAGAGGCTGAGCCAACTCGCCCTGCACCTCCCACAGTTGCccagagagacagtgaggtCCTGGTAGCACCCCCCAACGCTGCCCCACCTGGCTCCACTTCTGCCCCGCCCAGGGCGGGACCTCTGACGCAGGGCACCGGAGAGAGAGACGAGGTCCGGGTGGACGACCGACTAGAGCTGGCCTCCCAGCAGAGCACCGAGACGGGCTCATTGGATGGGAGCTGCAGGGGCCCGCTGaactcctccatcacctccaccacttCCACCCTGGTCCCCGGGATGctggaagaggcagaggaggaggatgaagaggaggaggactacACTCCTGAACCTATTTCGGTGGAGGTGCCCACCCTCAGCAGCCGCATCGAATCCTGGGTGTCAAAGACCCTGGAAAACCTGCAGCTGGGAAAGAGCCAGGAAAgtacagaagaggaggaagaggaggaggaggaggaagaggaagaggatgaagaggagagagggcagagtgaggacgaggaagaggaacTCGATTCAGCAGACATCACAGAGATGAGGATTGAGAGCAAAGAGCAAGTGGAGGCCAAGAAGGTCACTGGTTGA